The following are encoded together in the Lactuca sativa cultivar Salinas chromosome 1, Lsat_Salinas_v11, whole genome shotgun sequence genome:
- the LOC111892423 gene encoding peroxidase 27 codes for MAIAPSLSGPLLRMHFHDCFIRCCDGSVLLDSPTNQSEKFSPPNLSLRGFNIIDRVKLALEKACPDVVSCADIVALVPRDVTVATKGPYWEVETGRRDGNVSLFIDPITPVTGLRSFTSNISVLKQSWALRGLNTKDLVVLSGGHTIGISHCSSFDSRLYNFTGKGDTDPTMDPNYIARLKLKCKPNDLTTFAELDPGSFKTFDDSYFKLVTKRRGLLQSDAALLDDPETRAYMIQATSEGSTFFKDFGVSMVNMGRIGVLTGSQGEVRKVCTKSN; via the exons ATGGCTATAGCACCATCTCTATCTGGCCCTCTTTTGAGAATGCACTTCCACGATTGCTTCATTAGG TGTTGTGATGGATCTGTCCTACTGGATTCTCCAACGAATCAGTCCGAGAAATTTTCTCCACCAAATCTAAGCTTAAGAGGGTTCAACATTATCGATAGGGTGAAGTTGGCGTTAGAAAAGGCCTGCCCAGATGTGGTTTCATGTGCTGACATTGTAGCCTTAGTTCCCAGAGACGTTACAGTAGCG ACTAAGGGACCATATTGGGAGGTTGAAACAGGCCGAAGAGATGGAAATGTGTCTTTATTCATTGATCCCATAACCCCAGTGACAGGCTTGCGATCATTTACCTCAAACATCAGTGTTTTGAAACAATCCTGGGCATTAAGGGGCCTAAACACAAAAGACCTTGTTGTTCTCTCAG GAGGGCACACCATAGGGATATCTCATTGTTCGTCATTTGATAGCCGCCTCTACAACTTCACCGGTAAAGGGGATACAGACCCCACCATGGACCCTAACTACATTGCAAGATTGAAGTTAAAGTGCAAACCAAACGATCTAACCACTTTTGCTGAGTTAGACCCAGGAAGCTTCAAGACATTCGATGACTCCTATTTCAAATTAGTGACAAAGAGGAGGGGACTTCTTCAATCAGATGCAGCCTTACTCGATGACCCAGAGACTAGAGCTTACATGATTCAAGCTACTAGCGAGGGTTCCACATTCTTCAAGGACTTTGGTGTCTCTATGGTTAACATGGGCAGGATTGGGGTCCTTACAGGTTCTCAAGGTGAAGTTCGGAAAGTGTGCACCAAAAGTAACTAG
- the LOC111892421 gene encoding secreted RxLR effector protein 161-like gives MNTKFEMSDLGLLSYYLGIEVGQRDGVITLKQGAYAKNLLIKTQVLDCNPTKSPMEHKLKLRRDEEGELVNPTEYRSIVGGLRYLTHTRPDISFAVGIVSRYMERPTTKHLQTVKGILRYVKGTLDYGLKYSRGRKQVVIVGYTDSDLGNDVNDKRSTGGMVFYVNGNLITWASQKQRCVALSSCEAEFMAATLAACQGIWLRRLHREITGQTVPLVTLLVDNRSSLDLMKNPIFHGRSKHTDINKIPFYS, from the coding sequence ATGAATACCAAGTTTGAGATGAGTGATCTTGGTCTCTTATCATATTACTTGGGCATTGAAGTAGGTCAACGGGATGGTGTGATTACACTAAAGCAAGGAGCCTATGCTAAGAATTTACTCATCAAGACCCAGGTGTTAGATTGTAACCCCACCAAGAGCCCAATGGAACACAAGCTAAAGCTTCGCAGGGATGAAGAAGGAGAGTTGGTGAATCCCACAGAATACAGGAGCATCGTTGGAGGACTCAGGTATCTGACCCATACCCGTCCAGACATATCGTTTGCAGTTGGAATAGTAAGCCGCTACATGGAAAGGCCAACTACAAAACACCTTCAAACTGTTAAGGGAATACTCAGGTATGTGAAAGGCACCCTTGACTATGGTCTGAAGTACTCAAGAGGAAGAAAACAAGTTGTGATTGTTGGATACACTGACAGTGATCTAGGGAATGATGTGAATGATAAGAGAAGTACAGGTGGGATGGTTTTTTATGTGAATGGAAATTTGATTACATGGGCCTCACAAAAACAGAGATGTGTTGCCTTATCCTCCTGTGAAGCAGAGTTTATGGCAGCCACTCTAGCAGCTTGCCAAGGAATATGGCTTAGAAGACTCCATAGGGAAATAACAGGGCAAACTGTGCCACTTGTAACTCTGCTGGTTGATAATCGTTCATCACTTGACCTCATGAAGAATCCAATCTTTCATGGAAGGAGCAAACACACAGATATAAATAAGATTCCATTTTATTCGTGA
- the LOC111892422 gene encoding peroxidase 27: MAGGMNLFGIFMLQLMAVALFSLHAEGQGLKVGFYKKSCPQAEVIVSKVISDVMAVAPSLSGPLLRMHFHDCFIRGCDGSVLLDSPTNQSEKFSPPNLSLRGFNIIDRVKLALEKACPNVVSCADIVALVARDVTVATKGPYWEVETGRRDGNVSLFIDPITPVTGLPSFTSNISVLKQSWALRGLNTKDLVVLSGGHTIGISHCSSFDSRLYNFTGKGDTDPTMDPNYIARLKLKCKPNDLTTFAELDPGSFKTFDDSYFKLVTKRRGLLQSDAALLDDPETKAYMIQATSEGSTFFKDFGVSMVNMGRIGALTGSQGEVRKVCTKSN; encoded by the exons ATGGCTGGTGGAATGAACTTATTCGGGATTTTCATGCTTCAGTTAATGGCCGTAGCACTGTTTTCTTTACATGCAGAAGGCCAAGGGTTGAAAGTAGGGTTCTATAAGAAATCATGCCCTCAAGCCGAGGTGATAGTATCTAAGGTTATCAGCGATGTTATGGCTGTAGCACCATCTCTATCTGGCCCACTTTTGAGAATGCACTTCCACGATTGCTTCATTAGG GGTTGTGATGGATCTGTGCTGCTGGATTCTCCAACGAATCAGTCCGAGAAATTTTCACCACCAAATCTAAGCTTAAGAGGGTTCAACATTATCGATAGGGTGAAGTTGGCGTTAGAAAAGGCCTGCCCAAATGTGGTTTCATGTGCTGACATTGTAGCCTTAGTTGCCAGAGACGTTACAGTAGCG ACTAAGGGACCATATTGGGAGGTTGAAACAGGCCGAAGAGATGGAAATGTGTCTTTATTCATTGATCCCATAACCCCAGTGACAGGCTTGCCATCATTTACCTCAAACATCAGTGTTTTGAAACAATCCTGGGCATTAAGGGGCCTAAACACAAAAGACCTTGTTGTTCTCTCAG GAGGGCACACCATAGGGATATCTCATTGTTCGTCATTTGATAGCCGCCTCTACAACTTCACCGGTAAAGGGGATACAGACCCCACCATGGACCCTAACTACATTGCAAGATTGAAGTTAAAGTGCAAACCAAACGATCTAACCACTTTTGCTGAGTTAGACCCAGGAAGCTTCAAGACATTCGATGACTCCTATTTCAAATTAGTGACAAAGAGGAGGGGGCTTCTTCAATCAGATGCAGCCTTACTCGATGACCCAGAGACTAAAGCTTACATGATTCAAGCTACTAGCGAGGGTTCCACATTCTTCAAGGACTTTGGTGTCTCTATGGTTAACATGGGCAGGATTGGGGCCCTTACAGGCTCTCAAGGTGAAGTTCGGAAAGTGTGCACCAAAAGTAACTAG